A segment of the Zingiber officinale cultivar Zhangliang chromosome 8B, Zo_v1.1, whole genome shotgun sequence genome:
GACAAGAGTAGTCTGCATGGCCATTTTCCGCCACCTTAGGCTTTTATTTGGCGGTCTACCTTCAGATCCTAGTGCAGCAGAGACAACCATCAACCTTTCCAAGACTGTGTCTTCATGTGTGCGCAATATGGAACTTAGCGCTCTTGGTGCTTGCCTGGCTGCAGTGGTATGTTCATCTGAACAACCACCTCTGCGTCCTATTGGAAGTTCTACTGGTGATGGAGCCAGCATAATTATAAAGTCTGTTCTCAATAGAGCTACAGAACTTCTAACAGAACCCCACGTCACAAGCAACTACAGTTTCGCCAATCGAACTCTGTGGCAGGCATCTTTTGATGCTTTCTTTGGGCTTCTAACCCACTATTGCCTGAGCAAATATGACAGTATAATGCGAATGCTGCTTGTCCAAGCATCTGGTATTTCAATGGCAGGACCTGAAGCAACCATAGCCATTAGCAGAGAGATGCCTGTCGAGCTGTTGCGTGCAAGTCTTCCTCACACAAACGAACATCAGCGCGAGATGCTGCTTGAATTTGCTCAGAGGTCCATGCCTATTACCGATACTGGTACTCGGGGAGGTCAGAGCAGACCTGATAGTTCTGAGTCCGTGCCAGGATGATACACCTAAAGATACAAATCTCTCGATACCACTCAAGTGATTTCATTTCTCTCCATTATGTTTGAACACAGAGATACCTGATGGCACACTACACTTGAATCCTGGATCACAAATCAGTCGTAGGTTTGGGTAAAACAGAGATAGTTTCACTCCTCTCACTTCAACTTCTATGTTCAAATAGAATAATGTTAACATTCATGCAAGAACGTTGGTAGAGTTGCAACTGTGGTTTCGTCGAGGGAGCTCAGTTTTGATTGCCTGCCTTAGTTCTCCTTGCAAATGTGATAGTGATAGAAATTGTACAGGACCTTTTATCGCCATCTTCTCTTGGACTTGAAGAATCGCCAAATTGTGTTTTATGTGCAGACTGCTTAATTTAGGGGTGCTTAAATTCAATGCTGGTGGCTTTCATGGTAATTGCATGGGTGATGTTTCAATTAAAAtcattagaaaaataataataaataataaataaattttttgatcttttgTTAAATTCCTACCATTTGCAACGAATAAACTGAATGGTGACTGTGGTCTGATACTTGCTGGCTTTCGATCCAACTCTTCCCTGGGTCTTTCCTGACCCTTGCATCCTTCATCATAGCTTGAACAAAAGCCTTTCTTTCCCACATACTCGTCGAAGCGTACATCGTAGATAACGCGATGTAAGGCGAAGGGTCTTCTGGTCTCATTTCCATGATCCTTTGCGCCACTGATTTCACAAGATCGACATTTCCATGGATCTTGCACGATGCAAGCAGAGCTTCCCAAACGAGTTGGTCAGGCTCGAACGGCATTGCGTTTATCAACTCCATGGCATCCTGAAGCTTTCCAGCGCGACCGAACAGATCAACCATGCAAGCATAATGCTCCATCTTCGGCTCGAGCCCATGTTCCGCACTCATCGCACCGAAGTAGCTGCATCCATGAGCTACCAGACCCAACCGACTGCAAGACACCAGGACACCAACAAAAGTGTAGTCATCTGGTCGAATGCCTTCTTTCGACATCTTGTCAAACAATTCTAGAGCTTCTCCTTCACGACCATGTTGCGAAAACCCTGTGATCATGGCGTTCCAAGAGACAACATCTCTACAATTCATCAACTCAAACACTCTCCGTGCGAGTTCTACACACCCACACTTAGCATACATCGCTATAAGAGAGTTATGGACTGAGAGATCGTCGCCATTCCCTGTCTTCATAGCCCGGCAATGCAACTGTTCGCCAGCAGCAAGACTCGCTATCGTCGACGATGCTCGAATTGCGCCCGAAATGCAATACTTAGCAGGACCGATTCCTCGCCGGAGCATCTCCCTAAACAAGACTATTGCTTCTTCTCCACATCCGTTCTGACCATAACAAGTCAGCAATGCAGTCCAAGAGATCATATCTTTCACCCTCAACATCTTGAACAATCTCTCAGCCTTTTCGATAAGATTGCACCTTCCATAAAGTGTGATCAAGGCATTGCAAACTGATACATCTGCTAAGAATCCCTGTCTCAGAGCATAGCCATGAATCTCCTCTCCCAATCTGAGTTTTTCCATGCCTGAACAAGCTCCAATGGCGCTCGCAACCATGAAGCGGTCGACGACCACATTGCTTCCGATCATGCTTCTGAAGAGATCTATCGCGCGGAGATCGTAGCCATTTTGGGTGTAGGCGACGAGCAGCGACGTCCATGAAACCGCATCCATGTTCACCCTGGCGGAGAGCCTTACTGCTTCGCCGACGCTGCCGCACCTTCCGTACATCGATATCAGAGCGCTGCCCAGTTGATCGTCGACCTGGACGCCGAGCTTCAGAACGCATCCGTGAACTTGCTTGCCTTGGCGGAGCCTTTCGGGTGCGTCGAAAAGCTTGATCAGACTGACGAATGTTCTGTCGACCGGCCAGATTCGATCGCCGATCATGTCCCTGAAGACTGTAAGGGCAGCTTCTCGCGTCTGATCGCCGCGACTGGTAGCCAGAGAGGTGATGATGGAGGTGCAGATGACTGTGTCCTTTTGGGGAGTTTGGAGGAAGGTGCTGAATGATTCGTTAAGCTTCCCGCACTTGCCGTACATGGCGATCAGCGTGCTCGACACGAAACGGTCTCTCTCGACGCCGAGCTTGACCGCGGCGCAGTGCGTTTGCTGCCCAGATCTCAAGTCCCTGGCGCGAGAGCAGCCCGCGATCACGGTTCCGAGGTGGCTGGCGAGAGGAAGCTGGCCGTCGTAGCCATGGACCACCCTTCCGGCCAGGAGTTCCTTCAGCGAAGCCACGGTTACATTTGGCTGAGGCATTTCGTCGAACAGATCGCGTGCGTAGGCGGGCATGGAGAGGGATGCGTAAGCTCGGAGAAAGCCGTCGCAGAGGAAGGTGGAGGGGAAGCGTCCGAGCTTGAGGGAGAGGCGAGAGACTGCTCGTGGGTTTCTCCTGTGCTTGAGGTACCGAGAAAGCTCGTCGGAGGAGATCGGAGAAAGTTCGTCGGAGAGGCTCATCGATGTCTTTTCTTTTGATAATTAAGAATTTATATGGAGAAAGTGTGTTTTCCCTGCATTAGTTTAATTGCCCTTTTGAAGTTCCCTTCATTGCCCTTCTTATTGTCTTAAATTACTTCCCGATAACATCAATCTGATTCGTTTAATTTTGATCAGACGAACCAAATTAAATCTGAATTTCGAATATTTATTACGATAAAAATGATTAGAGAAAaatttttaatcataattttaattttgcatGCAGTCTTTATGTCTAAAAAACTTTATTTTCACTCTCTACCTGCaaagtttcatttgtttcaactccctcatgcaaatatcattATCTAATTACCCTTCAGATTTTTTTagatacaaaaagtccaaaaataattataattcctcttaaattcagcactttaaactagaattcaatatatttctatcaaaattgacccctcatattttttaggtataaaaaatctaaaaataagtataattctttttaaattcgacactttaaattaaattttagtatattttctatcaaattaaacatgacttttttcctacttaatataatttcttctaaattcagcacaatttaaagaaaatctagtatattttctatccaattgagtatcatttaaagaaaatttagtatatttttcatctaattgaagtggaaaaagagtcgtgcccaatttgatagaaaatatactgaattctagtttaatgtgctgaatttcagaaaaattatacttatttttggaGTTTTTATACCTGAAAATATCAGGGGCAATTAGGTAAATTAGTGTCTATTATATTTGACTATGGAGTGGAAACAAAGANNNNNNNNNNNNNNNNNNNNNNNNNNNNNNNNNNNNNNNNNNNNNNNNNNNNNNNNNNNNNNNNNNNNNNNNNNNNNNNNNNNNNNNNNNNNNNNNNNNNGCTCTAAGTATCTTTTTTTATTAAAGTTGTCTTTTAACATTAAAACTGGATTTATGTAATCATTACACCCTTTGTTTTAGAAtatattaagatagtttttcctAGTTCTCATGTAATTGTCTTTATGCAGCAGCAGCAAAAGAGATTCTTGAATGTTCCTGTGGGTGCTTTACTTCATGAGCATTTTTTTGGAATAATGTTCATCTTCACTGGCATATCTTTGGTTAATTATGTGCTGATGAACTCGGCTGCATCTGTTTTCGGAAGCACAGACATAGATCTCAACTTTCATGATGTGTGTCTGCTGATGGATCAGGTTTATGCTTTGCCTCTCTATTACCCTTTTGTTTTGTCAATTGGCAAATCTTGCTATTGCtgatcattttcttcttgaatagATATTTAATATCcttttattgattatatttgtAGCTATCAATGAATGTATATTAACCAAGCCTAATACCTAAACCTGATGCAAATTAAAGATGATTAACATCTAAGACTAATACCCAAATCTGATGCAAATTTAAGATGATAAATTTCTTTTCTTGACTCTTTCTATGATACAATCTAATCTTCATAACCTGTATGGGGAAAAGGAGACAAGTAGTCATCTGGAATATATAACTAATTCTGGAGGTAGTCAAAAGATTGAGGAATTGAAACAGAAGATATCTTCACaatctacaaaaaaaaatgaagaaatagTAATCTAGACAAGAAGCACAATGTTACATAGTCTGAATCATTGACATTAGTGAACAGGTATTCACAGGTTTGAATATAAGTTGACAAAATTGCGCAATAACTTATAGATCATTTAATGTGACATTTTATATTCTAAGATTCACATTTTATACAGTTTGGGTTTCTTTAAGTTAATGGCCAATTTCATGTTTTCTTGATTATAGAGATTATGATTTGCTGGCACAATTTTGCATCAGCAATTATTCAAGGACATAAACTATTATTTATTCCTTATTTGATCCTGATAAACCATTTTTTCAAAACTCATGCCAGAAGATTTGACCATGGATGTATTCATCTCACAGTCAATGCTAGGATATGATCAGTGGATTATATCTTTAGGCTTAAGTTATGT
Coding sequences within it:
- the LOC122013412 gene encoding pentatricopeptide repeat-containing protein At4g13650-like, whose protein sequence is MSLSDELSPISSDELSRYLKHRRNPRAVSRLSLKLGRFPSTFLCDGFLRAYASLSMPAYARDLFDEMPQPNVTVASLKELLAGRVVHGYDGQLPLASHLGTVIAGCSRARDLRSGQQTHCAAVKLGVERDRFVSSTLIAMYGKCGKLNESFSTFLQTPQKDTVICTSIITSLATSRGDQTREAALTVFRDMIGDRIWPVDRTFVSLIKLFDAPERLRQGKQVHGCVLKLGVQVDDQLGSALISMYGRCGSVGEAVRLSARVNMDAVSWTSLLVAYTQNGYDLRAIDLFRSMIGSNVVVDRFMVASAIGACSGMEKLRLGEEIHGYALRQGFLADVSVCNALITLYGRCNLIEKAERLFKMLRVKDMISWTALLTCYGQNGCGEEAIVLFREMLRRGIGPAKYCISGAIRASSTIASLAAGEQLHCRAMKTGNGDDLSVHNSLIAMYAKCGCVELARRVFELMNCRDVVSWNAMITGFSQHGREGEALELFDKMSKEGIRPDDYTFVGVLVSCSRLGLVAHGCSYFGAMSAEHGLEPKMEHYACMVDLFGRAGKLQDAMELINAMPFEPDQLVWEALLASCKIHGNVDLVKSVAQRIMEMRPEDPSPYIALSTMYASTSMWERKAFVQAMMKDARVRKDPGKSWIESQQVSDHSHHSVYSLQMVGI